The DNA sequence GCGCATCACGGAGCAGGCTGATGCCGGGCATGATGTTGTCGCCTTCTTTTATTATTCCGGACACGGTGCCGCCGCCTATGATGACCGCGAGGCGCGCAACTTCCTGATCCCGGCCCGCGAGACGATCAGGTCGGCCAGCCAGATTTTCCGCAAGGGCGTCGAACTGGAAGACGTGCTGGCCAGCCTTCAGGCGACGCAGGCCAAGGCCGTCTTCGTCGTGTCCGATGCGTGCCGGAACGAACTGAAATTCGCCTTCTCGAAATCGGTGGCCGAAAAGGGCATGACCCGCGTGTCCCAGCGCCCGGGCATGCTGGTTGCTTTCGCAACCGCTGCCGGCGAGACGACGCCGGATGACGGATTGTTCGCGGCCACACTTGCAGAGGAAATCCGGCGACCGGGCCAGGATGCCGTCGTCGCCTTCTATCAGGCGCTCGCCGAGGTTTCCGACAAACGCAAGGCCTCCAGCCGCCCCTTCATGGCCCCCGGAAAACTTCCCCGCGGCCTGTGCTTTGCCGGCTGCTCCACCGGATCTGCCCAGCCGGCTGAACCCCCGGAACCGGCGCGCAAGGCTGACTACTGGTTCACGGAAGATACGGAGTTTTCGCTGTTTCAGGAAAATGCCGTGCTGAAGGCAACGGTGAACGGACTGGAATACACCATTCTCGAATTCGGATATGGCGCCCCGAAGGTCGAATTGCTGAAGGATTTCAATTCCGACGGCACACTCGATGCTGTGGTTTCACTGCATGGTGGCGGGAATTGCTGCCCGGCGGACTATTATTTCGTTGCTGATATGGGCAATGGCCATTTCCTGGTCAGCAAGATCGAGGACATTCACGCCTGGGATCCGCCAACGGCCGAACTCCACGAAGGGCGCTGGGTGGCGAGATTTGTCTCTGCCAATGAAGGCATGAACACGGATGACTACAAACAGGACATCCATCTCTACGCCCTGAAAGGCGATACGCCTGAACTCGTACTGAAAACCTTCAAACGGGAAGCGACCGCCCTGGCGGAATTGCGCTCCAGCATGTTCGACGCGGATGCAGGCGCCGACGCCGTCCAGTCGATCCAGTTCGATATCGATGATGATGGCACCGCCGACACGCTTTCCTGCGCGTTCTGGTCCCGCTGGGGCCGTCTGACAGCATGCGAGGTGACCCTCACCGGCACGAATACGGCAATACCCGTGGACACATCCTGCAAGCGCCTAGGCATCCTGGCGGCCCGCAAGGACGGGCTATCTCTGCTGGTTTGCGAT is a window from the Hyphomonas sp. genome containing:
- a CDS encoding caspase family protein, with translation MAAFRYILLLALSLAIASAVRAEERRIALLIGNQDYPAEVGALSNTHRDVRTMEAALRDVGFETLPHFDLDEDGMEDAFDAFEMRITEQADAGHDVVAFFYYSGHGAAAYDDREARNFLIPARETIRSASQIFRKGVELEDVLASLQATQAKAVFVVSDACRNELKFAFSKSVAEKGMTRVSQRPGMLVAFATAAGETTPDDGLFAATLAEEIRRPGQDAVVAFYQALAEVSDKRKASSRPFMAPGKLPRGLCFAGCSTGSAQPAEPPEPARKADYWFTEDTEFSLFQENAVLKATVNGLEYTILEFGYGAPKVELLKDFNSDGTLDAVVSLHGGGNCCPADYYFVADMGNGHFLVSKIEDIHAWDPPTAELHEGRWVARFVSANEGMNTDDYKQDIHLYALKGDTPELVLKTFKREATALAELRSSMFDADAGADAVQSIQFDIDDDGTADTLSCAFWSRWGRLTACEVTLTGTNTAIPVDTSCKRLGILAARKDGLSLLVCDSDEVHAYDAASGAYLPLGNEATGGRP